The DNA segment GTATAAATGTGGGCGTCTCATCAACCACAACTTTCAGCTTCCATCAAAACCTGAGACTCTTGTGGTTGACTCCCAGACAGAAGACAGTGTAACCCTAAAGTTAAGACCACCAAAGTGTGACTTAGAAGGGTACAGAGTGGAGTATAAGCGACTAGAAGATGAAGAGTGGAAGACTGTGAACACAACTGATAAAAGTGTAAAATTTACCATCACAGAGTTACGTCCAACTTCAACATATCAACTCAGACACAGAGCCATTTGTGAAGTTGGTGTGAGTCAGGCCAGTGATACAATTGAAGTGAGGACACTGCCTGTTAAAAAGCTTATGGGAAGACATGATATAAAAGACAAATGTAAGGACATAACAGATGGAAAATTAAGACTTTACCTTTTGCCTTTGAAATCACAGTTCATAAATACTGTGAAGAAGATAGAAACATGTTCCTTTGGAAACAGAACATCCATGAAACCTTCAAAAACAATTATGGTCCTTGGAGCAACAGGTTCTGGCAAATCCACCCTGATTAACGGAATGGTCAACTTTATCTTAGGTGTCCAGTGGGGGGATGACTTCAGGTTCAAGTTAATCCATGAAGAAACATCTAGAAGTCAAGCTGAAAGTCAAACTTCTGCTGTCACTGCCTATGAAATGAACTACCAGGATTATTTCAATGTCCCATACTCTTTCACTGTAGTCGACACACCAGGTTTTGGAGACACCAGAGGAATTGATCGGGACAAACAAATCATTGAGCAGATACGAGAATGTTTTTCATCTCCACAGGGGGTCCAGCATATTAATGCGGTGTGCTTTGTAGTTCAGGCTTCCCTAGCTcgactgacacacacacagaagtaCGTCTTTGActccattttgtccatttttggtaaagacataatcaataacattctagTCTTGACCACATTTGCAGATGGACAGCGTCCACCAGTTCTGGATGCCGTCACGGAGTCTAACATACCGTTCCCAAAAGATGTGGATGGGAGccctttatttttcaaatttaataattCAGCCCTTATTGCTGATATTGATGAGACTGATAGCAGTGATGATCTGATGTTTGACAAAATGTTTTGGGACATGGGTGCAAAGAGCATGGAGAGGTTTTTTAAGGCTTTAGAGAAGATGGATGCTAACAGTTTAGCATTAACTAAAGAGGTGCTTAAGGAGCGCAAACGCTTGGAGACGGTAGTGGAAGGATTACGGCCTCAAATTAGTAATGCATTGAGTAAAAGTGAAGAAATTAGACAAACCCGTGACATTTTAAATAAGTATATTACTGACATAGAGAGCAACAAGGATTTTGAGTATGAAGTGTATGTAACTAACACAAAAACAGAGAGCCTTTCAGGTGCCGGCGAGTTCATCACTAATTGCCAGAAATGCAACTTCACCTGTCATTATCCGTGTTCTTTATCAAATGATGAGGATAAGATCAGATGTTCTGCTATGAAGGACGGGGTCTGCACTGTTTGTCCCGGTAAGTGTGCGTGGAATATTCACTCCAACCAACAGCACATATTCATCtatgaaattaaaaaagtcaaaaagaCATATGATGAGCTTAAGAAGAAATATGAAAAAGCACAAGGGGAATTGATGACAACTGAACAAATGCTTGAGCGGCTTAAGCATgaactggatgatgtgacagaCTTGATTTACAAACTCATTACAGAGAATCATGAAAGTATTAAACGACTTGATGAAATCGCCCTCAGACCAAACCCGCTCTCCTCTCCAGAGTACATTGAGCTCCTCATTCAGGCTGAAGAACGAGAAGCAAAGCCGAGATGGATGGAGAGAGTGAAGTCACTGCGGGAAGTGAAAGAAAAGGCAGAAATAATAGCAAACCTCAGTAGAAATGAAGAACTGCCACCAAGTCTCGAAACCAAAAGTCAAAAGAGAAAATCGTCAGAGACACTGTGCCCACAGAATATCAAAGTTGCAAAGctgacctgaaaaaaaaaaaaaattatcaatagTAAATTTGCTATATGTGGTTCAATCTCGGATACTGAATAACTGTTTTTGGACCTTTGTATCCACACAACTGATGACATCTGTTagagaatttgattttattaTGATGCAATCAAGAAtgttaaagtgtgttttatttatcttttttattgtaactactttatttaaagcatttttttaagaaaGCACAGCATTCAAGTGTAACTTTGACTATTTGTATTTAACTGTAACTTCTGATCTCTGTAAAAGTAACTTATCTAACCACAAAAAGAGGAGATGTTAGTAGAGACAGCAGACCACcaattaaaattgcaaaaatgaaagTTGACACCGCATTAAGGCAGTCTGGCATGGTGAAACtgaaggacaaagtgggcattgcccattcatTTAGGTATGTAGTGGCAGACAAGGCCtattaagacagcagatttaattttgaaattcagCTCTACTTCCCAACATGCATTCCTAGGTGAATGGATGTTCTGCTCCTCGTACCAACAGTTTGGTCAGCTCTGATCTATATCTGATAACAAAAGTATAAATGAGAGTTGAGGAAGCACCCCATTGAAAGTCCTTCAGACAAAAAGGCACCCAAAATGACGTTCATTTTAAGGTGAACTGTGACTGGATATGATGGACAAATAAGGCACCTATAAGGCAACACTGGAGATGTGTAACTGGAAGGGACCTTGATCCATCCACCAGAGGTTTCACGTACCTTCAAAACTAGCTGCATTAATCTCATCTGTCTCTTTTGGGGAGAACTAAAGACTCAAAATACACTCTGTTGGAGAATTGAAAGCTGATGATCCACTCTTTTTGGGGTGAGAAGCCACCAGTTCTCTGTGGAGCAAAAGGTTCACAAACCTTCTTTGTAATGGAAGTGATTACCCATAGAGCCTTGGAGCTGGATGAGTTGAATGAGCTCTAACATCCACTTTGCAAAACTGAACTCTGTGCCAATGACTGAGCCCAGACTGAGAAGCAGCCataacttcaagaagggaacttcagtgcCTACACCCTTCTGCCAGAGAGGACCTAAAAATGAGCTGAGAAAGGCAGCATCACACCACACTATGGACAAAGGACCATGTAGAAACAGTGCACAAACAGTGCACTCCAACGCAAGAAGGGTCCTCCACTTGAACCCGTAAAACTGTATCAGTGCCACGATAAATCAGTAATCTGAATAGGCAGTAAACAGCCTGCCTCTCTTTTTGTAGATGTTTGTAGGCAGGAGACCCCTACTACAGAGAAAGTtaaggaaaataaatctttttctttcggctgctccagttaggggttaccacaacggatcatcttcttccatatctttctgtcctctgtatcttgctctgtcacacccatcaccttcatgtcctctctcagcacatccataaaccttctcttaggccttcctctcctccccttgcctggcagctctatccttagcacctttctctcattatacccagcatctctcatctgcacatgtccaaaccaacgcaatcttgcctctctgactttttctaacaaacgtccaacttgagctgagcctctaatgtcctcatttctaatcctgaccatccttgtcacacccaatgcaaaataattaccaaattatttaattaattactggcatCTCCAAAGGTAAAGCTGATAATTAAATAACCAAGTTAAAATTCTCTTCTAATTCCAACAGCCCTGATCTGAGGTCCTCGTCATACTGAAAGGTTGTCTGTCACCCCTGAGGTGGACATGAActtgagcaggttttcttcaaggatctctgTGAATTTGGCTGCATTATCTGCTCAGTCATGCGCCTTACTACAAGAATGTGACGGCGTCCGATACAAAGACAAAGatagatttaataaaaatcagagaGATAGCAAGCTATTCTGAAGTTTTTTAGCCTGCCAAATGTAAGATAgacaaatatttaagaaaaaattagCAAAGGCTAGAATATACGCCAAAATTTACAGAGGAAGTAAAATCACTCCTCATCCACAAAACTGCAACTCATCCTACTCATGCATGAATAGAAAGAGAGAGTTTTGGAAATCGGGTCCAGGTTTGAGTTATTGTGCAAAGCACTGGACGGGCGAAATGCTGTGCGTACAGACCCTGCTATGGCTCTAGCTGcagcacacaaaataaaacaaagaaaaggtcAGTCGCCTGACATACTGCAAAACACCTCTTTTGGAAAAGAAAATTATGGGATGTGACATCGAATTCAAGGGTATGTTCCTTCTAAATCTCTTAACTGCAATTAAAGATATACAGttaacccttgatatacgaccggcctgacatgcaaacaacttggtttacgaccaaaatttttgttttgaattacaaccaaCGTCTTGAGTTACGACCccaatgcggtcacgtgtatccgcttgcgcgactgtaaacaaacagccgagagtgttcgtaagcgtcagtcggagcccagatacatgtgtttgtggacgtaatttccatcagtgcagtgatttatataatttatttcgataattgcgaaggaagagaaggtaacgaaggtaaagaaggcgatcacaatcgaaacaaagaaggacATTGTGAGGAAACATGAGAGTgccgttcgtgtgaccgatcgcTCTAATATATatagcatgtcgaaatccaccatctcgacaattttacaaagaaaagatttgtataaggaggcttcttccaaacaataaccaccttccatttcattctcctactcctcccttcctgcaagctaaagatgtcaacttaaatggtgagtacagtatgaaattgttgtttctgggaGGCTAGgcaactttttggttagtacattagaaaaattatcggtgtttttggtaaattatgcacattatacaacccttttttattaagtaagtgttgctgtgggggatttggaacgcattatgggtatttccattatttcttatgggaaaaatagtcttgacttacaaccaagttgagttacaaccagccctcgcgaacgaattcagttcataagtcaagggatGGTGTTTGGCCATGATACATATAGGTTTAGAAGGCATGTACAAAATGGAAATAGCTGAAGAGGCATGACTGACAAAATTTTGTATGCATGCCAGATAAGGGAAGAAGGGTCCAAGCCTCCACAAAAGTGAAAAGACTGTGATAAATCAACAAGCCACCTTTTAAAAGTGAGCTCTTAAGAAAATTCAACATGGCAGCAGACTTCTAATGAAGAGGAACTGCACAGTTCTCTTGAAAATGTCGCTCAAACCATTAGATGATCAACGCTTGCTGATAAATGAGCAAACCTCGACAGCAGAAGACACTGCAGCAACACCCCAGAGGCTGTGTTGTTTGTTTGCTTAAATAAGAACAAACTGTGGGTTATTTAAGTGAACTTTATTACAAGTCTACACCATTACCGAAACAATGCAACTATAATCcaatttctagtaggattgactactgcaatgcagtgttcactggatgttcaaattgttctttattcagcctccagttaatccaaaatgctgcaagagaattattacaagaacaagaaaatacaaacacataactccggttcttaaatccttacaacccagttaagtttagggcagatttcaaaatcctccttttaacatataaagtattaaatagCCAGGGTCCGGattacttgtctgaatttatcatgacttacaaacctgagtgcacattaagatctcaatatgccggtctgcttatgattccaagaattaataaaataacagtgggaggtcgagcttttagttacagggcccctaaactgtggagtagtctgcctgctactataaaagatgccccttcggtctcagcttttaaatcccagctgaagactcactacttcagtttagcacaccctgactagagctgctgattaactgtgcagactgcatctctcttCTCGAtacttaaatgtggcacttggtaccacggcccacctgccaagttgttttgcctgcctacggtaaagtcatctctgatggaggattgcaggaatcgtggggtagatggGGCATCTCATCGGATTAGCTGGCCCAGCGTGGTTtcatctgtggaatggccaaatgggggcggCAGCTTAATGGctgaggtttccaggactctaaacaatccaaatcatattatgggatatcatctactgttaaattctgctccttacttgtaaaatttttatctttatactatattgaggattagttctgttttgtatattgtattgtattgtattgaccccctactttttgacactcactgcacgcccaacctacctggaaaagggtctctttaTGAACTGCCTctgccaaggtttcttccattttttcccttgtcttcttagagagtcaaggctggggggctgtcaagaggcagggcctgttaaagctcattgcagcacttcttgtgtgattttggactatacaaaaataaactgtattgtattgtatatgctaCTCTATGCAGGTACTGATGGCAACTGCGACGCTGCTAAGGCCTCTTctgtacacagtatatacagattCAAATACACAAAAAGCACATAAAGCACAGTGTCTACAATAAAacgttacttatttatttatatatttatttattgctttttgtttgatttaatgCTAACACAACTAAGGGAACCTAATAGAGAAAACTCTTTCCATTTCagagctttctttattttctgatgtcTTGGCTTTTTCTTTTGGTAGTCTCTCGTAATCCTTCTTTGGAGTTTTTTCATTGTATTGACTTTTGAGTCTTTCATTCTAGAATTAACCTGTCAGGTAAAGACAAATTCCTAAGGATACCCAGTTTCTCTTCTCTAGAGATTTCTAACATGCACCAGTGCTTAGCTTTCAATTAACCATTTCAGGGTGGATTTCGACTTTTGTCGATAGACTTGttgtaatcagctgtaaactgtgacaaaactcgacgtcacattttagtttgactctctctGTTGGAACAAAAAGTTCGCTTTGTTGagttgacctcgattccctgcataGCAAAGtagcaaacagcctctaaaatggcatcgacatctggtgagagaccaaagcgaatgcgcaaggcgaaatactccatggatgacgTTTggtgtattattgctgaatcagactctgacttgtcggacacTGATTTTCAGGCAGGTGGTCTGGAGGtggagatcgaaaacaaaagtgacGTACTGGCATCGGCCGATTGTGGTGTTGAACACGCTTATGTGTCTGATGTTCACCTGGGAAGAAACGCCACTTaagatgacaagaggtacaaaccagattgcgttgcATTGAGACTGCCACCACCGTGCAAGAATTGCCAGGTAGCTGGTCCGCCAGGCATTCCTGCTAGCCATTGAGCCGTCGCCAAAGCTGCTTCTGCAAGAGACACTGAAAGGGtaatgtggacgaaaaaggcacactgaaaagcagacagataatattttctcaattcactttatttattcattcggagtcgcagtaagtagagattcaaaagagcataacttattgccgcaaagctcaattgaaccctgatcaaaagccaggaggggttttttatacttcagcatctcatgattaataagacagaaagaacatccttatcaaaccagtaaagttaaacaatatgtctgttgagctaagcattatctgtgttttggaagctaagcacaggagagacgcctttgcataaaccacatgtactttctgcagccttgtgaccttgtccctgaaacattcactctgagaaagggaaaaaacaagaaacagcttacattttattcatctggacactatttctcctgaaccctggaataacatatttttgttagttcataagccaaagcgtctctcactggcaagttacaaaatagttatttataaagattctaatttactaaacacacaaaatacatggtgctgaggagaacattcttcttctacattcccccctttttgaaccaacaaaaatatgggtgacataggagtaacaagggagagagtaggagaaggggaaggagtggaaggaaaggaggaagaaatgggaagcatgcattcttcgtgtaacatataagccttggccacggaggcagtgaaatattgggacacaatatatctaattagggggactacacagcaggccacaagtaacagaatgataaaagcaacggccagtgaaataaaaactgacctgagccatcagccccaggggctagaaatgccagaagtggtagctaattcatttgaaagggcagttaaacctggcaaagcacggtgattgatacatcgggagccgtattattagggatgcaagtgcagcacgcatcaccaaacatagtacatacaccactcttttcagcaaggagcatatctaatgctaatcgattttgccaagtcataagggatgttctatcaagctgttcatgtatcccttcaacagcctctttagtaaaattcaggaaacgctgttggttgtaatataagtaattaatccaatctacatttttatttgttgtaatttgggggaaaatagactcaaatccggcagcaacttgatctcgcgcttgaaatttatcagggactccacaagggacaccaatggaatcaaagtaaatgccagggccgtgaagagagaatgtggaggggtcagcagagcggggtcgacgacgtcggccagagctggacgacatgcgaggagaattcaaagggaggaggcggaaaggcatatcaagttgggttaatgcgcatgtgccagtccaaacagggggaagaatatcaagtaattttaatgtactgcacatccaccaaatatcagcacgcggagtggacacctgtcaacaggaaaagtgataatgtagaattaaatgaggtggagttaacctggaaagtctgggaacagaaggaagaagggatattaCCAACGttagtacctcggaagggggaactataattactagagaagcaggtataattgccttcatgagactggaacatcgggggagtcatatgaggagtggggggggaaagaggagagacagtgtaatgcagttagagtcttttggtgtggatggagaggtaaaagggcaaggagacaaagaagaccaacagggtaaatattagaaagagggaaagggacggtagccaaatgtggcctggccgtagcacaggcgtagcaatcagattgatttacttgcttagccaaatataatacccactgtaaccaacgattctgatcgccatagccagtttcaattgaaaaagtggatgagagggtggaaatattcataatcttaacagaagaaaagtctggaccagaagttggggtgacaggtgtgtgtgcaggagaatgagaggtgttagtaacaggattgtcaatcttaattagaaatctccctaaagggtctgttccagatacatatgcccctaatatataggttcctgagtcatgtaaagaggagttcttcaaaatgatgatcaaggggttacaatggttgtcaacacatttatgagaagcatgtccttttatgatttttcaaaccgtatttttgggcctcaaaacgttgagaaccccagtcctcagttccagtgttagcaaaaacccattgccaggtgtcacagttactcccctaataatacttcgtaacagtcatacacacgtatttgtcagaccaggtccactgggcttgtcgaccagtcccacagttgataatagagcagaaatcaacctgtactgatgtggtgattcctaacaggaaagtcaaggtgaccagggcagtagacaagggaaaagaaagcatagtagcacagcaatcaagggtgccatctcttgcaatgtgaggcgtgaatccaggcgggcaatccttccattttcactgcatgtagtgtggatagaagaacttggaacggtcctttccacctcggctgatgccaatgtttcctccgagtgtcatggacgaggatccaagtgcctaagggaatcggcgtgtctttagatggaagattagtcctccaggcctggttaacctgctcgtggacttctttcagagaagctcggagacctgtaagacaagagagaagatcattgtccacagtatgcaggttaacatttcccataaccatgcccacaggcatgggtgtccggtcagaatttcaaacggcgacagtcctaattgccggtgtgttcttgccctcaatctcattaaggccagaggcaaagtgtctggccaggataaatttgtctgctcacagatttttttgctaatttagattttagggtgccattatcagtttgcaatttctgtggtatgccccacctaggaataatttctttgattaaagctttggctacagttttagcatcagcgtgtttagcaggaaaaagttctacccatcgggagaacacatcaacaattactagacaataacgataacctttagacggagttagttcaatgaaatccatttggaggtgttcaaacggacccattggattaggtgtaatggcgggacttacctggacttacctgagtgccctttcctacattagacttttgacataatgcacagcgtttgcagaactgctctgcatatgtagaaaagcctgcagcttcccagtgtttttcaacatcctgaattatggcgtcccttccagcatagtctagaccatgagcgatttttgccatacctgggaaagaagcctttgggaggaaaggtttgttagtttgcctatgggtccagactccatcagagagggaccattctttggaccatttttttttttttttctctgtccgtggctgcactctgtaaagaaacaagttgattatcggggtcctggttatttctctgttggaataaagaaattggtgtgttattatatgcagcctgtttagcaaagtgatcagctaattcgtttcctttgctgacaggatcttgttttcctatgtgagcttgacatttagcgatcgctaactttgatggtttagttatagcttctaagagggattcaatcagtttttgatgttggatcagTTTGCCAGCGCTGCTCTTAAatcctctactaaaatagaacgaacggtgtgaggtacctttactgttagggggctcatgagcactttgtttgtctgtatgtggttgcgttaaaactgcattcattaatcccccctttttcgtccacgaacacagtgaatggacgagaatatggtcagtgagagtaatgcatttttattattatttaattattgatttatttattttttttaatcacatagagccttgtcagcctgctatatcactacatgcagccagatcgcagtgttagctagattttgtaaaggctgtgctcctcctgaaaaacttacaatcaaacaacttctcaggccgcaagctggtactacttttaaataaggaattcatcctaccatggtgccatacatgctagcctccagatcatggaaaagtctgaggcggaaccgggtcagcgacaacaaggaaacactaatttccgtggcgacccaaatgccaactgtaaacaaaaataatccatctctggaaacacacagcacaactccacaacaagaaaacattcccaccaaaagctatgcagccacagagaaatatgctgacttaacctgttgttttgtgaccggtcttggaaggttttgaatgatggttaaacggccgctagagagagctcttgtatcgcaagaaatgtcatgacctaaatatttaacgatagcttgaagtaactgcagtttttttttttttttctcttcaacacttttttatggccattttcacctaaaaagaatagcaattttctgagtatcatgtgcacttgttgtttatttatttttcttttcttttttcttatctatatactgtatcaatttattatctttttctggccaaaaccataaacacaaggggcttcagtatatccctgaggcatgacggtccaggtccatcggcggttttgaaaggtaaaagcaaaccaggattgagaatcagggtgcacgggaatggaaaagaaagcgttagcaaggtcaagaacagagaagtaccggtcggacgggggcatcgtggaaagaatagtggaaggattaggaacaataggtgttctaggaaaaaaaccgcagagttaacttgtcataggacccgtcagcctttttttttacaggaaaaaatgggggagttgactggagagtatgtaattggaataatcactcctcgcctcacgagatcagaatgtacggcggcgatgccagcctctgcctctggagacagaggatcctggacacggtacgggcggaaggaagattttgagaaaatcaccagtggctcagtgtgctatccttccataatcattttttcccttgggaccacagtgctaaggaaacatggggaaccgaatctcctaaatagaaaacgctttgtgaatatgtgaggtgcactgaagcaacagctttagtagacaacaaaaatacatggaatgtgcaaagtttcagggcatgtgctggaggaaagaaaagatgctaaccaaggtgtgtccacttcagtagggaaatactgggcagtacaaggcagggtgtccgggacttgaaagtgaggaaaataggcatgaggggaaagaatgaagggctttcaagaggaaggtgtgcagggagatgttcagggtccaggctgtaaaagagggcttggggtgtgaagtgtggcacaggagcttaggaatggagcagcaaaaatccttgttcaggtaaacaaaattgaaactgacaatttaagtcataagatcccatcccagcagtttcacagggcacaaatgatttaacagaaagcaacgagtcaataatgaaactgttaatgctgagctgtaactgcacaggaacctccttcagcgcatggctcctgtgtccatttcaaaggcagtttctttgccattaaagtcaataaaagatcagtttcagcatgacgagtaagcaaaggaaactggaaaaagtggctggggtccctgatatttcttaggaccaaggaatgtcattaggctcagggagagggggtgacggaggcgcttgtgtgggcagttgcgtctaaaatgtccaagttcaccacagcagcggcaggcatatgacgctggcatCTGCTCcaaagggttaggcatctgagcaaaaggattattagggtttgataaatggaacccgcgtcctcttctgtgccctcgccctcgacctccaaataattttccacgtcctctccccctagccaggtcagttcttccagtatagtaatttatttg comes from the Erpetoichthys calabaricus chromosome 4, fErpCal1.3, whole genome shotgun sequence genome and includes:
- the LOC114644948 gene encoding uncharacterized protein LOC114644948 isoform X13; translated protein: MEMAALGRPFQVGMLYDCRTDSLIPDVTLWDLENLKKDLNIKPQKNTQVNIITLDSLDEKTSILNMTASLKASFLCGLIEVDGAAKYLKDTKSSKRQSRVTLHYSTTTRMEQLSTSHLGNQNVVYPEVFEQKSATHVVTGVLYGAQAFFVFDQRDSKEEENQDNKGKLESLIKKCISEDGKRDLKMTDVDKETANHLNLTFYGDFLLDHNPTSFQDAMQIYNNLPKQLSKDDKLAVPVQVWLYPLKHLNSRAARLVKEISVALVSKSQEVLEEIDEHIMRCNDIMKDSVVNNINIIRKNANDFKSILNQFKYTFQKELARVLPNIRGGDTSEGELDNILKKKEESPFKKCIITTWLDKREKEITMLRSFFNQIKEIKLDIVINDLDTLIYNTSIKNIVCLTFTSLHVCRSYMSEMERYLQAPSRKSSYHLSEPSEELIIQNFRQHSQRFIEFAEINQSSKTMRFLVHSNLDGEYLGATIYLYKCGRLINHNFQLPSKPETLVVDSQTEDSVTLKLRPPKCDLEGYRVEYKRLEDEEWKTVNTTDKSVKFTITELRPTSTYQLRHRAICEVGVSQASDTIEVRTLPVKKLMGRHDIKDKCKDITDGKLRLYLLPLKSQFINTVKKIETCSFGNRTSMKPSKTIMVLGATGSGKSTLINGMVNFILGVQWGDDFRFKLIHEETSRSQAESQTSAVTAYEMNYQDYFNVPYSFTVVDTPGFGDTRGIDRDKQIIEQIRECFSSPQGVQHINAVCFVVQASLARLTHTQKYVFDSILSIFGKDIINNILVLTTFADGQRPPVLDAVTESNIPFPKDVDGSPLFFKFNNSALIADIDETDSSDDLMFDKMFWDMGAKSMERFFKALEKMDANSLALTKEVLKERKRLETVVEGLRPQISNALSKSEEIRQTRDILNKYITDIESNKDFEYEVYVTNTKTESLSGAGEFITNCQKCNFTCHYPCSLSNDEDKIRCSAMKDGVCTVCPGKCAWNIHSNQQHIFIYEIKKVKKTYDELKKKYEKAQGELMTTEQMLERLKHELDDVTDLIYKLITENHESIKRLDEIALRPNPLSSPEYIELLIQAEEREAKPRWMERVKSLREVKEKAEIIANLSRNEELPPSLETKSQKRKSSETLCPQNIKVAKLT
- the LOC114644948 gene encoding uncharacterized protein LOC114644948 isoform X4; this encodes MGAYPCKKRLSSQDGSPMEMAALGRPFQVGMLYDCRTDSLIPDVTLWDLENLKKDLNIKPQKNTQVNIITLDSLDEKTSILNMTASLKASFLCGLIEVDGAAKYLKDTKSSKRQSRVTLHYSTTTRMEQLSTSHLGNQNVVYPEVFEQKSATHVVTGVLYGAQAFFVFDQRDSKEEENQDNKGKLESLIKKCISEDGKRDLKMTDVDKETANHLNLTFYGDFLLDHNPTSFQDAMQIYNNLPKQLSKDDKLAVPVQVWLYPLKHLNSRAARLVKEISVALVSKSQEVLEEIDEHIMRCNDIMKDSVVNNINIIRKNANDFKSILNQFKYTFQKELARVLPNIRGGDTSEGELDNILKKKEESPFKKCIITTWLDKREKEITMLRSFFNQIKEIKLDIVINDLDTLIYNTSIKNIVCLTFTSLHVCRSYMSEMERYLQAPSRKSSYHLSEPSEELIIQNFRQHSQRFIEFAEINQSSKTMRFLVHSNLDGEYLGATIYLYKCGRLINHNFQLPSKPETLVVDSQTEDSVTLKLRPPKCDLEGYRVEYKRLEDEEWKTVNTTDKSVKFTITELRPTSTYQLRHRAICEVGVSQASDTIEVRTLPVKKLMGRHDIKDKCKDITDGKLRLYLLPLKSQFINTVKKIETCSFGNRTSMKPSKTIMVLGATGSGKSTLINGMVNFILGVQWGDDFRFKLIHEETSRSQAESQTSAVTAYEMNYQDYFNVPYSFTVVDTPGFGDTRGIDRDKQIIEQIRECFSSPQGVQHINAVCFVVQASLARLTHTQKYVFDSILSIFGKDIINNILVLTTFADGQRPPVLDAVTESNIPFPKDVDGSPLFFKFNNSALIADIDETDSSDDLMFDKMFWDMGAKSMERFFKALEKMDANSLALTKEVLKERKRLETVVEGLRPQISNALSKSEEIRQTRDILNKYITDIESNKDFEYEVYVTNTKTESLSGAGEFITNCQKCNFTCHYPCSLSNDEDKIRCSAMKDGVCTVCPGKCAWNIHSNQQHIFIYEIKKVKKTYDELKKKYEKAQGELMTTEQMLERLKHELDDVTDLIYKLITENHESIKRLDEIALRPNPLSSPEYIELLIQAEEREAKPRWMERVKSLREVKEKAEIIANLSRNEELPPSLETKSQKRKSSETLCPQNIKVAKLT